The following are encoded together in the Methanosarcina flavescens genome:
- a CDS encoding GyrI-like domain-containing protein, with product MPISGIFEKVGSEEIQVYELPGGKMTKIVHNGPYEECSQNYEKLFSRSAKTGRVISGLILEVYFNHPREVQPEEILTEIYALSG from the coding sequence GTGCCAATTTCAGGAATCTTTGAAAAAGTCGGTAGTGAGGAGATCCAGGTATATGAGCTTCCCGGAGGAAAGATGACAAAAATCGTCCATAACGGTCCTTATGAGGAATGCAGTCAAAATTACGAAAAATTATTCTCCAGATCTGCAAAAACAGGAAGGGTAATTTCCGGACTTATTCTCGAAGTGTACTTCAACCATCCAAGAGAAGTTCAACCTGAAGAAATACTAACTGAAATCTATGCGCTCAGCGGCTAA
- a CDS encoding histidine kinase N-terminal 7TM domain-containing protein, with the protein MGALIFSGLISALLAIKAYKSFNYRRMYFPKYFILIMLSMSLWSLNYAFEVGLMDIELKYLFARFEYIGVAFAPVAWFMFAAEYSGVGKEFIRKYENVFLMLPFLAIFSMLTNSFHRMHFTTYYLDISGGFPLLVLVHGPFFWIFYIYSLILILFGVLFFLKQYVHLTTPYKAQAAIALTAAFIPILGNILHIADIGPFAFFDPTPFAFTVTGLILFWGIVQHEFLSIIPIARGSVIESMRDGYIVVGLRDSIVDINKAALELAGKTEKEVIGKNLNDLFGDEVKIPQSEMGTGTFSREISLKNGLETKYFTFSISPLMTKDHEEGKLIMIHDITETYKYQEALRQANKKINLMSNITRHDILNQVNVLSGYTELISETLPEDVRSDPRIGKYLLNLNKGIETIHSQIVFTKDYQELGIVSPTWQSISDTAKEAAFPFSGQNIKFSIEESGLDVYADPLLKKAFYNLFDNARAHGEHVTEIIVSSRRVEDSLVIEIKDNGIGVPPEMKELIFEKSVGKNTGLGLFLVRGILSITELEIRETGIEGKGATFEITAPPGNWRINTSQ; encoded by the coding sequence ATGGGAGCATTAATTTTTTCGGGGCTTATATCGGCCTTGCTTGCAATCAAAGCATACAAGTCCTTTAACTACCGCAGGATGTATTTTCCCAAGTATTTCATACTTATTATGTTAAGTATGTCTCTCTGGTCCTTGAATTATGCTTTTGAAGTTGGACTTATGGACATTGAGCTCAAATATCTCTTTGCCCGTTTTGAATATATTGGGGTTGCGTTTGCTCCTGTAGCGTGGTTTATGTTTGCAGCTGAGTATTCAGGGGTTGGTAAAGAATTCATTAGAAAGTATGAAAATGTTTTTCTCATGCTTCCTTTTCTCGCAATTTTCTCAATGCTTACAAATAGCTTTCATAGAATGCATTTTACAACATATTACCTGGATATCTCAGGAGGCTTCCCACTTCTAGTACTCGTACATGGGCCTTTCTTCTGGATATTTTACATCTATTCTCTCATTTTAATCCTATTTGGAGTTTTATTCTTCCTCAAGCAGTATGTCCATTTAACTACACCCTATAAGGCTCAGGCAGCAATTGCTCTCACGGCAGCCTTCATTCCAATTCTAGGGAACATTCTCCATATCGCAGACATAGGTCCTTTTGCATTCTTTGATCCTACTCCGTTTGCATTTACAGTCACGGGTTTGATTCTTTTTTGGGGCATTGTGCAGCATGAGTTCCTCAGTATTATCCCGATTGCGAGAGGAAGCGTAATTGAGTCTATGCGCGATGGATATATCGTGGTAGGCCTTAGGGATTCCATAGTAGATATCAATAAGGCTGCTCTTGAACTGGCAGGAAAAACAGAAAAAGAGGTTATCGGGAAAAACCTAAATGATCTTTTTGGGGATGAAGTGAAGATACCTCAGAGTGAAATGGGTACGGGCACCTTCAGCAGAGAAATTTCCCTGAAGAACGGGCTTGAAACAAAGTACTTTACTTTTAGTATCAGCCCTCTTATGACAAAAGATCATGAAGAGGGTAAGCTGATAATGATCCATGATATTACAGAAACTTACAAGTATCAGGAAGCTCTGAGACAGGCTAATAAAAAAATAAATCTTATGAGCAATATTACCAGACACGATATTCTCAATCAGGTGAATGTACTTTCTGGTTATACCGAACTGATTTCAGAAACTCTTCCTGAAGATGTCAGGAGTGATCCTCGAATTGGAAAGTATCTTCTAAATCTCAATAAAGGTATAGAGACAATTCACAGCCAGATTGTTTTCACCAAAGACTACCAAGAACTTGGAATAGTTTCCCCTACCTGGCAATCCATTAGTGATACGGCAAAAGAAGCAGCCTTCCCTTTCTCCGGTCAGAACATTAAATTTTCCATCGAGGAGAGCGGACTGGATGTATATGCCGATCCTCTACTTAAAAAAGCCTTTTACAACCTTTTTGATAATGCAAGGGCACATGGAGAACATGTAACCGAAATTATTGTTAGTTCTCGCAGGGTTGAAGATAGTCTTGTAATAGAAATAAAAGATAATGGCATAGGAGTTCCTCCTGAAATGAAAGAACTGATTTTTGAAAAATCCGTTGGGAAAAACACAGGGTTAGGACTTTTCCTTGTAAGAGGCATTCTTTCCATTACAGAGCTGGAAATAAGAGAAACCGGAATCGAGGGTAAAGGTGCTACATTTGAGATTACAGCACCTCCGGGTAACTGGCGCATTAATACTTCTCAGTAA
- the mtaA gene encoding methylcobamide:CoM methyltransferase MtaA: MNKFTLRERFEKALKGVALDIVPVCSVTQTGTVELMEMTGAYWPQANYNAEKMAALALAGYEIAGFENVRCPFDITVLAETLGCTVDEGSIDIQPYITDFPCKKKKDVRDITVPDSLLESRRTSVVLDAVEILNEKVGETVPVVAGVVGPAGLASMLAGMENYLMWFVTNPDVVEEFMGVLIDACIEYANGLLERGAHAITLIDSEAGPDIISPQMFETSVFPLYKKFCREVRGFKVLHMCGDATAVLDPLADAGFDGISIEEKVDVSSAKRITGDRVRLIGNVSPSDTLLTKGTEAVLIEATACLEDGIDILAPGCGLAPHTPLENIKTLVRARDNYFSQ; encoded by the coding sequence ATGAATAAATTTACCCTAAGAGAGAGATTTGAGAAGGCACTCAAAGGAGTGGCATTAGATATCGTCCCTGTCTGTTCGGTAACCCAGACCGGCACTGTCGAACTTATGGAAATGACTGGGGCATACTGGCCCCAGGCAAATTACAATGCCGAAAAGATGGCTGCTCTCGCACTGGCAGGATATGAGATTGCGGGATTCGAGAATGTACGCTGTCCTTTCGACATTACCGTGCTTGCCGAAACGCTTGGCTGCACAGTAGATGAAGGAAGTATAGATATACAGCCCTATATAACGGATTTCCCCTGCAAAAAAAAGAAAGATGTAAGGGATATAACAGTTCCGGATTCACTCCTTGAGAGCAGACGAACCTCAGTAGTGCTGGATGCCGTTGAGATTCTGAACGAAAAAGTAGGGGAGACCGTACCTGTTGTTGCCGGAGTTGTGGGCCCTGCAGGACTTGCCTCCATGCTTGCAGGAATGGAAAATTACCTTATGTGGTTCGTGACAAACCCTGATGTAGTTGAGGAATTTATGGGAGTTCTTATTGATGCATGTATAGAGTACGCCAATGGTCTGCTCGAAAGAGGGGCTCATGCCATAACTCTTATAGATTCCGAGGCAGGACCTGATATTATTTCTCCTCAAATGTTTGAAACATCGGTCTTCCCTTTGTATAAAAAATTTTGTAGGGAAGTAAGAGGCTTTAAGGTTCTTCATATGTGCGGCGACGCTACTGCAGTGCTTGACCCGCTCGCAGATGCAGGCTTTGACGGAATAAGCATTGAAGAAAAAGTAGACGTCAGTTCCGCAAAGAGAATTACAGGTGACAGAGTACGCCTTATAGGAAATGTTTCCCCTTCTGATACTCTTCTGACAAAAGGGACTGAAGCAGTCCTCATTGAAGCTACTGCCTGCCTTGAGGACGGAATTGATATTCTTGCCCCGGGCTGCGGGCTTGCTCCCCATACTCCACTTGAGAACATAAAAACGCTTGTCAGAGCGAGAGATAACTACTTCTCACAGTGA
- a CDS encoding DMT family transporter, translated as MFLEGKKPHLAVIAGCIFYGMNGLFIDRIHDMSIAPIIFYRLFFGLLFLCIYITARGKTSDLKLKKRKGSLLLQGVLVVACMLLYFTCLKITCVSIAILLQYTAPFYVMLASPLILNEKIRKESISALFIAIMGVFLIVKPENLSGIELTGDYMLGIAAGLLSGVIFAALIMNVKILKAEYPELAIMFWPMGVALLLLSPFALEVSPDALYGNLKVLITFGIVSIGLGEIFTILGFANLKAQTGSLLALVEPVSGVFFDIAVLGIGLPSETLAGCAFILASAAFISLKGSENIKESEIKLSFEST; from the coding sequence ATGTTTCTGGAGGGCAAAAAGCCGCATCTCGCAGTAATTGCAGGCTGTATATTCTACGGCATGAATGGGCTCTTCATTGACCGCATTCACGATATGTCAATTGCTCCCATAATATTTTACAGACTATTTTTTGGTCTTCTGTTTCTTTGTATATATATAACTGCCAGGGGAAAAACCTCAGATCTGAAATTAAAGAAAAGAAAGGGAAGCCTTCTCCTTCAAGGAGTGCTTGTAGTCGCATGCATGTTGCTCTATTTTACCTGCCTGAAAATTACCTGCGTCTCTATTGCTATCCTGCTCCAGTACACGGCCCCCTTCTACGTAATGCTTGCCTCTCCTCTTATCCTGAATGAGAAGATTAGGAAGGAAAGTATATCTGCCCTCTTTATAGCAATTATGGGAGTATTCCTTATAGTAAAGCCGGAAAACCTCTCGGGCATTGAACTTACAGGCGACTATATGCTTGGTATTGCAGCCGGGTTGCTCTCAGGAGTAATCTTTGCGGCATTAATCATGAACGTAAAAATCTTGAAAGCAGAATATCCTGAACTTGCAATCATGTTCTGGCCCATGGGGGTCGCCCTTTTGCTTCTAAGCCCCTTTGCATTAGAGGTTTCTCCTGACGCACTTTACGGTAACCTGAAGGTGCTTATAACCTTTGGAATAGTGTCCATAGGTCTTGGAGAGATATTTACCATTCTGGGATTTGCTAATCTTAAAGCCCAGACCGGCAGCCTTCTTGCTCTGGTAGAACCTGTCAGCGGAGTATTCTTTGATATTGCTGTACTGGGAATCGGATTGCCTTCCGAGACACTTGCAGGCTGTGCATTTATACTGGCTTCTGCAGCATTCATAAGCCTCAAGGGTTCTGAAAATATAAAGGAAAGCGAGATAAAGCTCTCTTTTGAAAGTACTTAA